gacgagtcgatgttcctaaaataacttataacatgacaaaattttcaatttctaaaattagatTCAAACCCGCACTTAATATCAATCggcgcaattttagcgtgacctaggttaCCGGTAGCTTtcaggaatttttagtgcaaatgacccgtgatcgattttcttcaagccacaatgaatcCCTTCAACACATTGACAACTCTCGGTagtcataaaaatctcaagattttaaaTACGGAAATAGtgtaccaaaatgacaaaaaaatcagtctagtgttgattgacaagaattttgcaatttagtggaatcacccacattcaACCACATATTTcgatcgaatcgacctatctctgaccTCTAATCAATCttattgtgtcgtaatgacattggcagatgagcacggtcgagtagttgaTTCCTAGttgaatcctcaagtctattgcattaaaatcccttattTACTTCCCCAGATAgcctagttatctcatgagtgattagctttGAGAATGGCACAATAGGCGTAtcaatgaaatgctcgatttattcaattgaaagcagAAGTGAATATCCAAGATGTCACACAACCTGTCAAACATCACCTGAAGAAAGGCTCCAAGAAAGAGCTCTGTGATGGGCATGGCTTGATTTGGGAGTGGCAAAGAATTGAACAAGAGTGCTCAGCTGGTTGAAACGAAGTGTATTGAGGGGAGAGGAAACCAAAGTTCTTATTTTCAGGACAACAGCatcaaagtttttattttaagcATTAAAGTACTCTAGTGAGACCGAAATAATACAATTTGTCCTTTACCCGTGGAGGAAAGAAACGAGACTTAGACATTGTCGGTGGGTACTGACCAGTAAAGTAGATACGCATTCCTATGGGTCACCTTTGATATCATGCGATTGTCTATAAGTCCACTATTCTTGTCCTAATTGAGACGACTGGCaacaatctttctttgtttttaaattttggccGATGACAACTTGGAGCAATCTGCTACCAACTTTTCATCTTCCCAAGTAATTGACTGGTGGATAGGTAAGGCCTTAACTAAGGTTAGGTTACAAAGCTCCACAGTCCCTGcccatctcctctttcttcctcgTCTTTTGGGTCTTTGTTGAACGTTCTAAGATCGATGGACTGCTAATACTTGATCTTGGCCGTTGATAGTCAAACATTTCCGCAAAAAGTTTGTGTTTCTTTATCCATTGATTGCTCTTTGACGCtccatttcttttttgccttcaaatctcttcatttgtttcgtCTGTCATCGTTCATGCTCTGTTTTGATCTGTATCCTCCTCGGCACAGccatcttttcatttcatttcatttaatttcatgGGAATAAGTGGGTCGGAAATGGGACCTTCGTCTTGGCATGATTAAAGCTACCAAAGGCTGGAATCAGAGAAAGGATGTTCTTCAAATTCTCTCCCACTCCTTTTTCGTAGACCcaatttgttttttattaaagaaaaaaatagagctAGGCTCAGAAGGCATAGAAGTTGGCCATCTCCAATCCAACCCCAATACTTCTGCTTTATTACTGTTCACCAGCGCTCTCATCCATCGTCATGATGCATCACAAAGACCATCGTATAATCATCTCATTGAtgttatgaccaaaaaaaaaatcgtctcACTGATGCGGGCCCATGGACTTCATCACATTGTCAAACGAAGGAGAagttaatatataatttaattttcatagaCCAATATCGTTATATAATCTTTGATCATAGGGGTCTCAATCATTATTTCATATTACATGGGAGCTGAATGCATTAAAAGCTGTAAAATTTACAGAGTGAGTTGCTCAACAAGTGTCCAAAAAGACGTAATAACAAAGTAAATTTTAAATGATGGCCattaaaaatttgttattttcccTTCATTAGTACTGTGGTTGCTACCTAGCTTCGCTCTCTACAAGACACATCATGCATTAGATTAGCATCAAAACGTGTCTGTAGatcaaattaaattgcaaaCCTTAaagcttcattttctttttcagttttacAATGATTATATCCATAATGAAGCttcctatttttatttggtCCGCAAAGTCATATTAAAATATGCTTATCCTTTTGTCCCAGGAAGTGAGAAGCTGCCTAACTTTAGTAGGCCCACCGGCCATTCAAATTGATAGAATTGATATTGAATTATTCATACCCTATTATTATAGTGTGTGAAAATGGATTTATTACTGCCAAAGAAATAGCTAGATCCCCAGATTACATCTTTTGATGTGGCatcatatcataaaaaaaaaatggccaatATGGAGGAGTGCGTTTTTTAGATGGCCCAAGGAGATGAACTATTTTGAAATCTATGGAAGTTGGTTCAGACACAATTTGATcagtaaattatatatatagatcgtAAACAGTTCATTGGTCACAAGGTCAAACAAAATGTGGAATTTCATGGCACCAAGGTCAAATAAGATAGGCTCAAGTTAAATTAAGACAGTAGCAGGAGGACCTAACTTCAATTCGTCCACCagctaaatattttctaaacacggacaaattaatatatttaattaatacaAGGTTTAAGGGGTGGTTCAAGAAATGAGAGCCAGACAACAAAAAGAATTATTGTgcaaaggagaggaagaaggaatcaagcgtcactcactctctctctctctctctctctctctctctctccatatatattacttttcaactttctttgctattttatttatagTTGTTATTGCTGTTCTTTCGATGCTTTGCACGTGGTGAAGAGGCTAGAGAGAGATTAAAGAGATTGGCACTTCTTGTTGTCTAGCCCTATTTCTTGAACCAGCCAAATACAGGGTGTGAAGAGACACTTGTGTACAGAGAAATTACTGatatagctagtacgagtacctagaggggggtgaataggtatataaaagatttttcttgataattgcacaatacttagacagttgAATGATTTGCGACAAATAATAATCaacgtaagactgagtaaaggaaagagagaattgaacacgcggtttatagtggttcggcttgattcaagcctacgtccactcttctgcactgacagccaattggttggattccactatgaacaaagagatgttacagcgttgatcttccttgatttctaggtgtagatgatctaccacactcgctcaaggtatcaccaagtatagacactctctgtgtatacaatttcactccaaatgtatcgactaataatcaagatgcttcagactctggaatttctctatcgaacACACactaaaacaactagaacgtcttccttttatactcatttatgccatcatacccgttggcacttaccaaaggaattcctccaatctgcccgttggacggaatcaattaaaaagatcattcgagttattaaaggaacctgacgatagcccatcaatcctgttcgcccatacaatcaggatcttggtttccaagaatagaaccttccaagaatatttcgtcgaccaccggatcttcaatcgatctagatacgaataaaagaatccgttatatttatccaaccaagagatcttctccagaggataggattaaatcctcaaccatatacttcggctctggatttccttcgtcactggatcAGAAcgactgtcaatgagaatagtcttgagtcttaagtcttgagtgctgagtctggtgatcagaaagtcttcagactcaaAACAGAAGGTCTGCgaatatccagactagactgatagaaacgttttgtcagcttcaaaatattatggaaagatttctccaacaatctccccctttttgatggtgacaaaactttcttatagatttgaacaactttgacctgcaaaaacatttctcaagcaatatggctatctcataaagattaataaaacaaccagactttgcatccacagaaaattggttagtctttcatgagtaataccatataacaacacttgatataaatgcaaacagttcaagcatcaaaatctacagccaattcagtcaatattcaagttcacacccaagttcactcaagtcatactaaaaaacaaacatattcaaccacaaaaacaaatttaaagtcaaagtttaaagTTCAAATTGGTTTCAAATtgcttctcccctttttgtcagcattaaaaaaggTGAGAAAGGAGTCGAATGcccgcttgggaatgcgcacgatctggaaatctcccatggacTGGACTATGCCTtctagcctcttcaagtcttcccttaGTTTAGCTACCTCCTCtccttggcattggcttgaagttgtagagcgaggtctttcattttGTCCTCCAGGGTAaccgaagatgcttgtccaacaTTCTTTatggcttgaatttcacaaaaatcCGTGAGCATAGATTTGGCCCGCATTTCCGGaagaacatcaagaatacgtcgaaaatctgctgaattgtcCGTTTGTGtacttgcatttgctttctCAGATGGAGTGAATGCAGACGATGGCACTTCTGTataatcttgcagatttggtgttgacgtatcgtgtccttcttcaggcaattgagaagCTTGAAACtcttctggatctgctggagattGTCTTAGACCTTCACTATTGGCAGCATGAGGTGTGGAcctttcttgctcgccaactccccctgtctctaggacctcaaatggggaagagtgatgatcatgctcttctGTATCTTGATTCCCCTTCTCTCCAGATTCAGctgcaaacttttctttctattcttctccttcttcttcagcttctttctccttctctcgctgctcttcttcttctctgttcttggcttgctcctcttcttctctctgtttcttttgaAGTTCTGTCGATTAAGGTACAGAACGTCTGGTCCTTATCAAGGCAGAGATTGTGagatcttcctcctcatcttcatcctccaagatgagagttctcttctttttggacAGGGCACCAATggcctccttcccttttctctttggagCAGACAGTACTGGAGTCTTCactctgaatttctccattgccttggaaagttctttcagacgcatcttcgtcaacatcttcaaacctaccaccatcttatcgcacggtcgaacacaaagtgTATGTGGCTGTTCAATATGcatgtgtctgaagatcttggtcaccagacTTGGGTAAGGCAATTGGCCCTTGTCTTTcgacattgctctgtacatgtgaaagagaatggtgtgagggagagagaacttcttgcCTGAGTTGATTgcgtacatcaattttgccTCGGAATTAGACacatcagtctttgatgtagacttgggcctgatgcaattgatcacaattttgtgcagcacaATATTGATGACACGCATCCTTGAATAGATGATTCTTCCCTCTGTATctctatctttgacaagttctaATGAGGCACGAGCAATTGAGACTTTGATCGGTTGATAATGTCCTcattcaactccaattatgtccgCCAACATGTCCACGTCTACCACATAGTcctggtctcgaacactgaatgatattctattcgcatctataaagctgagattcgaatagaaatatgctgtcAATTGCGCATAACCGTCTGTGGTATCGGtgcaaaattgctcaagttgaagcagattgaacttctcccttaagttcacattaatggcatccaagaaatcgaaatcaacactcctagggtttatcacccctcgtttcaGCAATCTGAAGAACAGATTctcctgttccttcgatttaaacaactccattctttttcccttcaccttcgcagcaacacccattctaggttgaaaatcactgaacattttatcatcatcgttcccgtcagTCGAATTTGGTCCCGACatacgagggtcacttggaatgttcgcaagtgcttcctcagcctttcccttgggagcaattcccaaatcttCCATTCGCCGCAGAAAgatatactcattcccataattcttatctttaagaaaatcatccacgtACTTCAACGGAGTCCCAGTGCTTTTCAACGCACAGTAAaacttgtaaataaaagagggtttttggactcttacagggtctgcgtcctcgattatttcttcctctggTTGTTGACCCGCACCTTGTAGGGTAGATGGCGTTgagtgacgtggtggagagtgaatcgggctctgttGCCGACTCGATAATTCttcctcttcggtgagatcgaaatgggtaggtcCCTCCTTCATTCTCTGTAGTCCCATGTTcacgattcttgaagacttcctcgaagaagacatccttccttgtcgttgaaagattcctttacttgctttcccaagaaaagatgacaactttctcgaagatgaacacgaaGTAGAAAtcggattgggaggagaatgccttttagggttttgaagattgggtgAAAAAGAAagctgtatatatataactcagttttgaaaagaaaagttcaatcGGCACGAGGAAAGTGTACAAACACcccctttttaaaatcattaactgccaaaattaatccttttgaaaagacaagatttcGTTTTTCACGGAGACTATAAAATAACTGaacgaaagatcgtaccttttcgagtttagATAAAATatcaacttacagtctatagccatgaTTGTCTAAGTCTGAGGGTTTAGAGTCTGAGGgttggagagtctctagactttaacttcctcgagcttcaaaatgttgagtctggaacgaataaaatcgaattgatttttctccaaaggctttgtgaatatatccgctagttgactttttgaatcaacaaattgaatcgagatttctccattttgaatatgatctctaatgaagtgatgtcgaatctctatatgctttgctcttgaatgaaggattggatttttagtgagattgattgcactggtgtcGTCACATCTGATTtatgtgcatgagtcttcaatcccaaagtcttgtagctgttgttttatccatagaatttgcgaacagtagcttccaagagctacatactctacttctgtTGTTGATAgagccacagtgctttgtttccttgaaaaccaagacacatcCCCGTTCCAAGcaacggcaagttcccgaagtactctttctatcgactcgcaaTCGGCGATTCGCATATGAATATCctgaagattaaagtctcccttcttaggataccaaagaccgatgcttgaagatgaagcaacgtatttaataatacgttttgcagcactgagatgggattctctaggatctaattgaaacctagcacatatgcaaacactcaacaaaatgtcaggtctagaagcagtaagataaagaagtgaaccaatgatgctcctgtatagcttttgatcaactttcttcccttcttcatctttatctatcttcaaagagcttgacattggtatatcagtctttttgcaattttccaatccaaacattttgacaagatcattagcatatttttcttggtaaatgaaagttccttcctttaattgctttacttgaagaccaagaaagaatgttaattctccaatcatactcatttcaaactcatcctgcatagactttgaaaatttcttgcatagactttcattaggagatccaaaaataatatcatccacatatatttgaacaagtaaaaagcttttgttttcctttttgataaataaagtagtatctactttacctttgacaaaaccattatgtaataagaacttacttagtctgtcgtaccaagctcgaggtgcttgctttaaaccatacaaggtttttttcagtctgaaaactgagtctggcttctttgggtcttcaaacccgggtggttgttccacataaacttcctcatggataaattcatttaggaaggcacttttgacatccatttggaataacctgaaatttttataacaagcaaacgcaagtaatagttgaatagcttctaaccttgctacagGAGCGTAAGTCttatcatagtctattccttcttcttgcgtatatcctttggccacgagtcttgctttatttcgtacgacttttcctttttcattcatcttgtttcgaacacccatttggctccaataatgcttttaccttttggtttagatgtcaattcccgacatcattaatgttgaactgtctcgagctcttcttgcatagcttcgatccagctttcatcgataaagcttcttctatgctctttggttctaTTTCGTAGATGAGAGctacagcactagactcttcacgtcttttggatctggtgcgaattccttcattaatttcgccgataatgagatctttgggatgactggacttatgcttccaattactggttgatttgtcttgatgatgatctctttctttatttgaatcttcatgaacatcttgatgctggtcttccagagtctgagatacttcttgagttgtaagctttggaaggtctgtagtaggttcagactcttcatactgagtctgactggattcatcttgcgtagagtcttgaaatttgacattcattgactcctccacagactggctcttcttgttatagactctataggctttgcttgatgtagaatatccaaggaagatgccttcatctgatctttcttcaaacttaccaactcgatcttttgcatttttcaatataaagcatttgcaaccgaatacatgaaagtatgaaacaataggtttcttacctttgaataactcataaggggttttctctagaataggtcttaggaagactctattgataatatagcatgctgttgaaacaaattttgacctaaaatcgtgaagaaattttactttcaattaaaagagttctagccatttcttgaagagatctattctttctttccacaactccattttgccgaggagtgtatggagaggagaacacatgcttaaatcCGCATTCATCAcacaattttgtaaaatcttgattttcaaattcatctccatgatctgttcttatacttgagataacacatcctttttcattttgaacctttttagcaaatttttcaaaatatgagaaggtttctgacttacttgcaaggaaatataccNNNNNNNNNNNNNNNNNNNNNNNNNNNNNNNNNNNNNNNNNNNNNNNNNNNNNNNNNNNNNNNNNNNNNNNNNNNNNNNNNNNNNNNNNNNNNNNNNNNNGTACTCTCAATTTTTGACCTGATACGAGTCATCTCCTCCTTCAGTTTCAAAAGCTCAGGTTGCTGTCATCAAGTAAGGGACAGAGAAGTATTTAGCCACACTGCACAAAAACTGATAGGAtataacaaaaggaaaatatcttAAAACTGTGGATAGCAACAAGTAAGGGACAGAGAAGTAGAAGAGGCAATGTAATCAGTTATAATGATTGAGGAGAATGTCacaaaaggaagggaaaagaaaactgTGCCAAAGattgaaaagaagatgaatCGGATGAATAACGttaatgatgacaaattgtcctcacatgataaaagaaatacaaacagcACTTTTCTTATGAATCGAACACAAGAAGTATACCAATCTCACAAGTTCACACACTTTAAATGCAGTGAATATAGTAAGTAGAATACAGCTTGTGACTCCCTCCCTCACACATTAGATGGAGGAAGGACAAGCACAGGGGAGGGGGAAAGGGTGCAGGACCATGGAATTACTTCTTTGTTTAATGACACACATAAACCAAACGGTGAGCAAAGGGAACGTCACACTAGTGTATATAGCATTACTGGAAGAAATGCAACATGTGAAGTACATTACAACTAACATAACGATTTAATTCAAGTGGTAATGGGGAGGTGCCTACTAAATATTAGTTATCGCAGAATATTTCAGCAAAACATTCAAAAGCCCCTGAGCATTAACTACTTATCAAAGAGATTCCAATTCCAGTACTCATTCTTGAAGGAAAGAGACAACTGCAATTAGCAGGAGCTTGTGCCCATGACACATGGCACTGTAGAATAACTGTGACTAACAGGAGCATAAATGCTTCTTAAGACTAAATCTGGAAAGTTCAAGAGGAGAGAACACTGTGTTACCATCAACTggttcttttaaagaaaaaagcacTGAACAGGGAATCTGAGACAGAAACAATTGACAGGTGGAAAAGCAGCCAGAAGTTCTTGGGGTAACCTGCAGTACCAATTAACCAGTTACTGGCCCCTCCATTTTCCCAAACGCAACCCCACCCCCACTCCCCCAACCTCaacaatcaaaaaaaaaattcccctttGCCCCTTCCCAAAATCAGCCTATCCAGTGTCCCATTCCATGAGAGAATAGAGTCCCCAGAAGATAGTGAAGCAAACAAATCAAATTGTtatgggggaaaaaaaaagccaaaacaaTTACTATAGCAGAAAGCCCCTCAGTCATACCAAAAGCCAGTGCCTGAAGAATTCTACTCGCCCCGCCAACTCTGtgtctaattttttattttcaactgTCAGTGGAAAGGAATATGCtgccccaaaaaaataaataaataaaacaagtcACTGATTCCCCACATGCAAAGCTTGAGAAAAACTATTGCTCTTGgttttctcctttctttaaCATTACAAGACAGCCTATGCAAAATTAAGTTCATGTATCCTCCAGCTATAATGAAGGACAGACTAACTTTTCAGTAGGCAAACCCACTTAGCGAACCTTCTCGTTTACATCAAACCATCTTCAGTTAGATCACATATTTCCAGCCCAAATTACACCTCATTGTTATCTTGTGCGATGGAACTTTCAGATGGGATCCAATGAACAATCACAGAATTATGGACCATATAAAATGTATAGAAACTCACGCTTTTGTCGAGCTTATTACTTCTCTCagcaatttttctttcacattgTGCAATCTCTTTCAGATATTTGgcttgctctttcttttttttacttgctTCGTGCTCAAAATTTTCTAGTTCGTGAATAACACCTTCACGACTTTTTATTTCAGCTTCGAGGTCCTCATTTGTCCTAGTAACATCCTTCTCAATGTGATACAATTGCCACAAGTAGTACTCCTCCTTCAACTTTTTCTGCAAGTACAAATGGGACAAGATTAGATCAAGAACCAAACCCACTGACAAGCGCGCGCAAAAGCACTTAAACATCAAATTGAACtagttatttcctttattttgacCTAGTTGTGGGAACAATAGTGCCCAGCAGGACCTAAACACACCAGACAATGTAAAGATTATATGAAAGCCAAAAGCAGAAGTTCAGGGGTTCACATGTCAGATTTCTCAGCATCACACAAGAAATGAAGTAAATATTTTGGCTGCAACTTGATAAACGCTGATAGGAAGAACCCCATAAAGCATACCAATCTATCCTGCAAACGGATATGCTTTTCAGCCTCTTCTTTCTGTTCCTTCTTCTGCTTTCTTTCCAACACTACAGTTCGTTTTTTCTGATATGCAAGAGCAGATTTTTCCTCTGCCACAGCTTTTTCAGCTTCAAGCTGCTCATAGTCTCTCTTGAGTTCTTCAGATCCAGATATCTGCTCCAACAGTCCAGTGAGCTCCTTTGGATTTTTGGATGCAATGGATTCAACATCACCCTACAAAAGGAGAGCCAGTAGAAAATTGAGTCAATCTCTCATCAAAGTCAAAATTGCTTGAATCCACCGACAAGTCCATTTACAATGATAATTCTAGCTAAGGTTTGGCCTAGTACAAAACTTAAGTATGTCTCAGTGATGCAAGTCTTCTCATTTTAATTTTGGCTTCTAACAAATTGCCGTGTTATCGTCCTTACAAGGTAACAACACAGATTTTATAGTAATCCTGCTTCTTTTAAAATGCATTAACATATTCTTAGTTTGCAATAACTTTCCTTATTTCCATGATGTCCATTGAACCGTAGGAAAACCTTTCTAAGAATTCCAATCCAGTTCACTAATTTCTGAGCGACCCCccaacttgaaaaaaaaatgatgcaaCCCGCCCATTGACGACAAAAGATATGTAAAAAACAGCATCACTATTCTCCCATCCAAGATCAACGACACAGCAATAGAACGCTTAATTACATTCGAAGGAAGGGATCAttatgaagaagaaaggaaatcacCTGAAACACCAAAAAGTTCCTCGCACTGACGAGAATCCCGAGCGACTTTAACCTAGCCTTGTACTCGTCCCACGTTACCACCTTCCCGTCGATCCGGTACTCACTGCCTCCAGCGCTGGTGATGGTCCGCGTGAACTGGAGCTCCGACCCATTCCCCATCTGATAAACCAGCCTGACGAAGGCCCTCCGCCCCTTCTGCTCCTTCTCTCTGTCATCGAACGCGTAGATGAGGTCCTTCAACTGAGCTCCTCGGAGGTGGCCCGTGCGGACTCCCAGGACGAAGCTGATGGCGTCCATGAGGTTGGACTTTCCGGCGCCATTGGGGCCGATGATGGCGGTGAAGTCGTAGAAGGGGCCGATCACCTGGTGGCCCTTGTAGGACTTGAAGTTCTCGAGCTCCAGGCGGTGGATTTTGCCGGGGGAGATGAGGGAGGGCATGGCTAGGGTTTTCGATCGAGGCCGAAGTGGGGAAATTGGAGGGGTTGTGATGTGAGTTTGAGCGGAGGAATTAGGGTTTCGGATGTGGAAATTGGAGGAAATCGCGAGATTGGATTAGAATGAGACGTCAATTCgagtggagaagaagaaggaggaggaggaatggcGGGAGTGAGGTATTTCGCATTGTCTGCGCGATTCAGCTACAACTATGAGAGAGAGGCTCGCGTGAGAAATTCTTTCTAGTGTTcgaataattattttcttgtctcctttcttttttcggtCAGAAGAATAATTATTTGCCTACTTTAGAGCTGATTCCTAAGTCCTAAGGAAAACAAAGTTTCTTTATATATGATATTAGAAGCTAATACCACGAAAGAATATATAAATACTTTGTTTCACCAAACATATAACATTATCTACTACAACACAAATATCCCAAccttttttgtgtcacaaaaaatcccaaacttatgTAACTCCTCTATGTTAGTTCCATC
The nucleotide sequence above comes from Eucalyptus grandis isolate ANBG69807.140 chromosome 2, ASM1654582v1, whole genome shotgun sequence. Encoded proteins:
- the LOC120290574 gene encoding structural maintenance of chromosomes protein 1-like gives rise to the protein MPSLISPGKIHRLELENFKSYKGHQVIGPFYDFTAIIGPNGAGKSNLMDAISFVLGVRTGHLRGAQLKDLIYAFDDREKEQKGRRAFVRLVYQMGNGSELQFTRTITSAGGSEYRIDGKVVTWDEYKARLKSLGILVSARNFLVFQGDVESIASKNPKELTGLLEQISGSEELKRDYEQLEAEKAVAEEKSALAYQKKRTVVLERKQKKEQKEEAEKHIRLQDRLKKLKEEYYLWQLYHIEKDVTRTNEDLEAEIKSREGVIHELENFEHEASKKKKEQAKYLKEIAQCERKIAERSNKLDKSQPELLKLKEEMTRIRSKIERTEAKVPRWQSWRTRSPGVWEGGD